A window of Aythya fuligula isolate bAytFul2 chromosome 22, bAytFul2.pri, whole genome shotgun sequence contains these coding sequences:
- the FXYD2 gene encoding sodium/potassium-transporting ATPase subunit gamma, whose product MGDEQAPEQGLDRFSYDYETIRNGGLIFAVVAFVIGLLIILSQRFHCGGKKKRRQGNEEDL is encoded by the exons ATGGGTGACG aGCAAGCGCCCGAGCAGGGCCTGGACAGGTTCAGCTATG ACTATGAGACCATCCGCAACGGGGGGCTGATCTTCGCCGTGGTGGCGTTTGTCATCGGGCTCCTCATCATCCTCA GCCAGCGGTTCCACTGCggagggaagaagaagaggag ACAGGGAAACGAGGAGGACCTGTAG